A single region of the Granulicella aggregans genome encodes:
- a CDS encoding response regulator transcription factor, giving the protein MSTGPEPLIIVVEDEEHLATGLVFNLQAEGYRTHHESDGDSALAWLLAAPQEGPEAPAAILLDCMLPGTDGFAIVRALRAAKRFVPVLLLTARSRTEDILEGLEAGADDYLPKPFDLNILLVRLKTLLRRTAWQTEATAIVDPSPPDEYAFDHHLIRFDALELIAPHGTTHLTLMEADLLRYLTDREGKIVPRKEILEQVWRVHEDTDTRAIDNFIVRLRRYIETDPGNPVHLLTVRGVGYKFVA; this is encoded by the coding sequence ATGAGCACTGGACCCGAACCCCTGATCATCGTAGTCGAAGACGAAGAGCACCTCGCCACCGGCCTGGTCTTCAACCTACAGGCCGAAGGCTACCGCACCCATCACGAGTCCGACGGCGACTCCGCCCTAGCCTGGCTCCTCGCCGCGCCCCAGGAAGGCCCCGAAGCCCCCGCCGCCATCCTCCTCGACTGCATGCTCCCCGGCACCGACGGCTTCGCCATCGTCCGCGCCCTTCGCGCTGCAAAGCGCTTCGTCCCCGTCCTTTTGCTCACCGCGCGCAGCCGTACCGAAGACATCCTCGAAGGCCTCGAAGCCGGAGCCGACGACTATCTCCCCAAGCCCTTCGACCTCAACATCCTGCTCGTCCGTCTGAAGACTCTGCTCCGCCGAACCGCCTGGCAGACAGAAGCTACGGCGATCGTCGACCCCTCACCTCCCGACGAGTACGCCTTCGATCACCACCTCATCCGCTTCGACGCCCTGGAACTGATCGCCCCCCACGGCACCACCCACCTCACCCTGATGGAGGCCGACCTCCTCCGCTACCTCACCGACCGCGAAGGCAAGATCGTCCCCCGCAAGGAGATCCTCGAGCAGGTCTGGCGCGTTCACGAAGACACCGACACTCGCGCCATCGACAACTTCATTGTTCGCCTCCGCCGCTACATCGAGACCGACCCCGGCAACCCCGTCCACCTGCTTACCGTCCGCGGCGTAGGCTACAAGTTCGTCGCCTGA